From Montipora foliosa isolate CH-2021 chromosome 6, ASM3666993v2, whole genome shotgun sequence, a single genomic window includes:
- the LOC138007184 gene encoding G-protein coupled receptor 83-like — protein sequence MSDTVNAGVIIVTVLYAITMLLSIVGNSSLIYIVWRVKQTRSFTSFMFVNMAVADLLITMIMMPSTIHKAFTADSGWAISGTFADVACKGSNYLAETTVMASILCLTFIAIDRFYIVNYPLKSRVAWFRKAKYITPFTWILSLALKSIVPVFFSFDDEYNRCGVGAVGGDFASLQAYFTYLFLVTYFLPLCVISILYGLTARTIWFRRTPGNRLTETKQLQEEMEKKRAVRMLVVIVAVFALCWLPVQLAAIGHIIYVVKGFSLSLPVNYLAAWFGHSNSAINPWLFICLSPKMKVPFWEMLGRGRRKNADRKIDSRKTTVNATHEEIPLTVSN from the coding sequence ATGTCTGACACAGTCAACGCCGGAGTAATTATAGTGACCGTTTTGTACGCAATCACGATGCTTTTATCCATCGTGGGAAACTCCTCTCTCATCTACATCGTCTGGAGGGTAAAGCAAACACGATCATTTACCAGCTTCATGTTTGTAAATATGGCGGTTGCTGATCTTTTGATTACAATGATCATGATGCCGTCGACCATCCACAAGGCTTTTACAGCGGACTCTGGATGGGCGATATCTGGAACATTTGCAGACGTAGCATGCAAAGGAAGTAATTATCTTGCCGAAACAACAGTAATGGCCTCAATCCTATGCTTAACCTTTATAGCCATTGATCGATTCTACATTGTCAACTATCCTTTGAAGAGTCGTGTTGCCTGGTTCAGAAAAGCGAAGTATATCACACCTTTCACATGGATTCTGTCGTTGGCTCTAAAGTCCATCGTacctgttttcttttcttttgatgaCGAATATAATCGATGCGGGGTAGGCGCTGTGGGAGGAGACTTCGCTAGCTTGCAAGCCTATTTTACCTATCTCTTCCTCGTCACGTATTTTTTGCCATTGTGTGTTATTTCAATCCTTTATGGCTTAACCGCTCGTACAATCTGGTTTCGTCGCACTCCTGGGAACAGGTTAACAGAAACTAAACAGCTTCAAGAAGAAATGGAAAAGAAGAGAGCGGTCCGCATGCTTGTTGTAATAGTTGCCGTATTCGCTCTTTGTTGGCTTCCTGTTCAGCTCGCGGCCATTGGCCACATAATTTATGTTGTAAAGGGATTTTCTCTTTCGTTGCCCGTCAATTATCTGGCCGCCTGGTTTGGTCATTCAAATAGTGCCATCAATCCGTGGTTGTTCATTTGTTTGAGCCCCAAAATGAAAGTGCCATTCTGGGAAATGTTGGGCAGAGGGCGCCGTAAAAATGCGGATCGGAAAATTGATAGCCGGAAAACCACCGTTAATGCAACCCATGAGGAGATTCCTTTAACCGTGTCTAACTGA